One part of the Perognathus longimembris pacificus isolate PPM17 chromosome 10, ASM2315922v1, whole genome shotgun sequence genome encodes these proteins:
- the LOC125358319 gene encoding cocaine esterase-like isoform X4, with protein sequence MCISPPTGQDPASPIRTTHTGQVRGSLVHVKDTNVGVHTFLGIPFAKPPVGPLRFAPPEPPEPWSGVRDGTSHPAMCLQNADNMRELAMTLLNVTLPHTPISEDCLYLSIYSPAHAHEGSNLPVMVWIHTGALVIGMASLYDGSRLAATEDVVVVTIQYRLGVPGFFSTGDQHATGNWGLLDQVAALRWVQQNIAHFGGNPDRVTIFGQSAGGISVSSHVLSPMSQGLFHGAIMESGVALVPLFISSSSDMVSSMVANLSACEQVNSEALVRCLRGKSEEEMLAITKAFKIIHGVVDGAFLPRHPKELLASADFQRVPSIIGVNTDEYGWVLSRDLSTSKEIDKKKIQATLQNLLEAMMLPAEYGELLKKEYLIDAEDPKMVLTRFCELMGDAIFVIPALQVASFQRSHIPVYFYEFQHKPNFFKNIKPPHVKTDHGDEVPFIFGSAFGGRQVDFTEEEKLLSRRMMKYWANFARNGNPNSEDLFHWPLFDENEKYLQLDVHPAVGQALKASRLKFWSNTLPQKTQELKEAESTHTEL encoded by the exons ATGTGCATCTCTCCACCCACAGGCCAGGACCCAGCCAGCCCCATCAGGACCACACACACTGGGCAGGTGCGGGGCAGCCTCGTCCATGTGAAGGACACCAATGTGGGAGTCCACACCTTCCTGGGAATTCCCTTTGCCAAGCCACCTGTAGGACCGCTGCGCTTTGCCCCTCCAGAGCCCCCTGAGCCTTGGAGTGGTGTGAGGGATGGCACCTCCCACCCAGCCAT GTGCTTGCAAAATGCTGACAATATGAGAGAACTGGCTATGACCTTGTTGAATGTGACCCTGCCTCACACCCCCATATCCGAGGACTGTCTGTACCTTAGCATCTACTCACCTGCCCATGCACATGAGGGCTCTAACCTGCCG GTGATGGTGTGGATCCATACTGGTGCGCTGGTTATAGGTATGGCTTCCTTGTATGATGGATCCAGGCTCGCAGCCACTGAGGATGTGGTGGTGGTCACTATCCAATACCGCCTGGGAGTCCCAGGCTTCTTCAG CACTGGAGACCAACATGCCACAGGCAACTGGGGATTACTGGACCAAGTGGCCGCCCTACGCTGGGTCCAGCAGAATATCGCTCACTTTGGAGGAAACCCCGACCGTGTCACCATTTTTGGCCAGTCTGCAGGTGGCATCAGCGTGTCCTCACATGTCCTCTCACCCATGTCTCAAGGACTGTTCCATGGTGCCATCATGGAGAGTGGGGTGGCCTTAGTTCCTTTATTCATCTCCAGTTCCTCTGATATGGTTTCCTCA ATGGTGGCCAACCTGTCTGCCTGTGAGCAGGTGAACTCAGAGGCCCTGGTGCGCTGCCTGAGGGGCAAAAGTGAAGAGGAAATGCTGGCTATTACTAAG GCTTTCAAGATTATCCATGGTGTAGTGGATGGGGCCTTCCTACCCAGGCATCCCAAGGAGCTGCTGGCCTCTGCTGACTTTCAACGTGTTCCCAGCATCATTGGTGTCAACACTGATGAGTATGGCTGGGTTCTCAGCAGA gacctgagcacctcaaaagaaatagacaaaaagaaaattcaggctACTCTACAGAATCTGTTGGAAGCaatg ATGTTGCCTGCTGAATATGGTGAATTGCTGAAGAAGGAATATCTAATAGACGCTGAGGACCCCAAAATGGTCCTAACTCGCTTCTGTGAGCTGATGGGAGACGCTATCTTCGTGATACCTGCTCTCCAAGTAGCCAGTTTTCAGC GTTCCCACATCCCTGTCTACTTCTATGAGTTCCAGCACAAGCCCAACTTCTTCAAGAATATCAAGCCACCTCATGTGAAGACAGACCATGGCGATGAGGTTCCCTTTATCTTTGGAAGTGCCTTTGGTGGCAGGCAGG TTGACTTCACTGAAGAAGAGAAACTTCTGAGCAGGAGGATGATGAAGTACTGGGCCAACTTTGCTCGAAATGG GAACCCTAACAGCGAGGATCTGTTCCACTGGCCCCTGTTTGACGAGAATGAGAAGTACCTGCAACTGGACGTCCATCCTGCAGTGGGCCAGGCCCTGAAGGCCTCCAGGCTGAAGTTCTGGAGCAACACTCTGCCTCAGAAGACCCAGGAGCTGAAAGAGGCCGAGAGCACGCACACAGAGCTGTAG
- the LOC125358319 gene encoding cocaine esterase-like isoform X3, which yields MWMDRYSSWWSTTTCGLLLCLVLVQGQDPASPIRTTHTGQVRGSLVHVKDTNVGVHTFLGIPFAKPPVGPLRFAPPEPPEPWSGVRDGTSHPAMCLQNADNMRELAMTLLNVTLPHTPISEDCLYLSIYSPAHAHEGSNLPVMVWIHTGALVIGMASLYDGSRLAATEDVVVVTIQYRLGVPGFFSTGDQHATGNWGLLDQVAALRWVQQNIAHFGGNPDRVTIFGQSAGGISVSSHVLSPMSQGLFHGAIMESGVALVPLFISSSSDMVSSMVANLSACEQVNSEALVRCLRGKSEEEMLAITKAFKIIHGVVDGAFLPRHPKELLASADFQRVPSIIGVNTDEYGWVLSRDLSTSKEIDKKKIQATLQNLLEAMMLPAEYGELLKKEYLIDAEDPKMVLTRFCELMGDAIFVIPALQVASFQRSHIPVYFYEFQHKPNFFKNIKPPHVKTDHGDEVPFIFGSAFGGRQVDFTEEEKLLSRRMMKYWANFARNGNPNSEDLFHWPLFDENEKYLQLDVHPAVGQALKASRLKFWSNTLPQKTQELKEAESTHTEL from the exons ATGTGGATGGACAGATATTCTTCATGGTGGAGCACCACGACCTGCGGTCTTCTGCTTTGCCTCGTCCTGGTCCAAG GCCAGGACCCAGCCAGCCCCATCAGGACCACACACACTGGGCAGGTGCGGGGCAGCCTCGTCCATGTGAAGGACACCAATGTGGGAGTCCACACCTTCCTGGGAATTCCCTTTGCCAAGCCACCTGTAGGACCGCTGCGCTTTGCCCCTCCAGAGCCCCCTGAGCCTTGGAGTGGTGTGAGGGATGGCACCTCCCACCCAGCCAT GTGCTTGCAAAATGCTGACAATATGAGAGAACTGGCTATGACCTTGTTGAATGTGACCCTGCCTCACACCCCCATATCCGAGGACTGTCTGTACCTTAGCATCTACTCACCTGCCCATGCACATGAGGGCTCTAACCTGCCG GTGATGGTGTGGATCCATACTGGTGCGCTGGTTATAGGTATGGCTTCCTTGTATGATGGATCCAGGCTCGCAGCCACTGAGGATGTGGTGGTGGTCACTATCCAATACCGCCTGGGAGTCCCAGGCTTCTTCAG CACTGGAGACCAACATGCCACAGGCAACTGGGGATTACTGGACCAAGTGGCCGCCCTACGCTGGGTCCAGCAGAATATCGCTCACTTTGGAGGAAACCCCGACCGTGTCACCATTTTTGGCCAGTCTGCAGGTGGCATCAGCGTGTCCTCACATGTCCTCTCACCCATGTCTCAAGGACTGTTCCATGGTGCCATCATGGAGAGTGGGGTGGCCTTAGTTCCTTTATTCATCTCCAGTTCCTCTGATATGGTTTCCTCA ATGGTGGCCAACCTGTCTGCCTGTGAGCAGGTGAACTCAGAGGCCCTGGTGCGCTGCCTGAGGGGCAAAAGTGAAGAGGAAATGCTGGCTATTACTAAG GCTTTCAAGATTATCCATGGTGTAGTGGATGGGGCCTTCCTACCCAGGCATCCCAAGGAGCTGCTGGCCTCTGCTGACTTTCAACGTGTTCCCAGCATCATTGGTGTCAACACTGATGAGTATGGCTGGGTTCTCAGCAGA gacctgagcacctcaaaagaaatagacaaaaagaaaattcaggctACTCTACAGAATCTGTTGGAAGCaatg ATGTTGCCTGCTGAATATGGTGAATTGCTGAAGAAGGAATATCTAATAGACGCTGAGGACCCCAAAATGGTCCTAACTCGCTTCTGTGAGCTGATGGGAGACGCTATCTTCGTGATACCTGCTCTCCAAGTAGCCAGTTTTCAGC GTTCCCACATCCCTGTCTACTTCTATGAGTTCCAGCACAAGCCCAACTTCTTCAAGAATATCAAGCCACCTCATGTGAAGACAGACCATGGCGATGAGGTTCCCTTTATCTTTGGAAGTGCCTTTGGTGGCAGGCAGG TTGACTTCACTGAAGAAGAGAAACTTCTGAGCAGGAGGATGATGAAGTACTGGGCCAACTTTGCTCGAAATGG GAACCCTAACAGCGAGGATCTGTTCCACTGGCCCCTGTTTGACGAGAATGAGAAGTACCTGCAACTGGACGTCCATCCTGCAGTGGGCCAGGCCCTGAAGGCCTCCAGGCTGAAGTTCTGGAGCAACACTCTGCCTCAGAAGACCCAGGAGCTGAAAGAGGCCGAGAGCACGCACACAGAGCTGTAG